The following proteins come from a genomic window of Musa acuminata AAA Group cultivar baxijiao chromosome BXJ1-7, Cavendish_Baxijiao_AAA, whole genome shotgun sequence:
- the LOC135678834 gene encoding 18.1 kDa class I heat shock protein-like — protein MSVIPRGSGSGSRQSNLFDPFSLDLWDPIDGFPFGSSSSLARPSILFPSEVSAFVGTHIDWKETPEAHVFKADIPGLKKEEVKVEIEDGRFLQISGERKSEEEENTDTWHRVERSRGKFLRRFRLPETARVDQVRAAMEDGVLTVTVPKEEEIKNSDVRSIEISG, from the coding sequence ATGTCGGTGATCCCCCGCGGCTCTGGGTCTGGTTCCAGGCAGAGCAACCTGTTCGACCCTTTCTCCCTCGACCTCTGGGATCCGATCGATGGCTTCCCCTTCggctcttcctcctcccttgCCCGCCCCTCCATCCTGTTCCCTAGCGAGGTCTCTGCCTTCGTAGGCACCCACATCGACTGGAAGGAGACACCGGAGGCGCACGTCTTCAAGGCCGACATCCCGGGGCTCAAGAAGGAGGAGGTGAAGGTGGAGATAGAGGATGGTCGGTTCCTCCAGATCAGCGGAGAGCGGAAgagcgaggaggaggagaataccGACACCTGGCACCGCGTGGAGCGGAGCCGCGGCAAGTTCCTGCGACGGTTCCGGTTGCCGGAGACCGCCAGGGTGGACCAGGTGAGGGCGGCCATGGAGGACGGCGTGCTCACCGTCACCGTTCCCAAGGAGGAGGAGATCAAGAACTCCGACGTCCGGTCCATCGAAATCTCTGGTTGA